One genomic region from Pseudomonas hormoni encodes:
- a CDS encoding multidrug transporter — protein sequence MNLLRTAAVIALLSVGTPVLAANTGSGDPRYTIQNPPAYAMLGDLLIARPLLVAATVIGVGAFVVSLPFTALGGNVGDAGQALVVDPAKAAFVRCLGCIGEGFEQRE from the coding sequence ATGAACCTGCTTCGAACCGCTGCCGTCATTGCGCTGCTGAGCGTCGGTACGCCAGTGCTGGCGGCAAACACCGGCAGCGGTGATCCGCGCTACACCATCCAGAACCCTCCGGCCTACGCCATGCTCGGCGATCTGCTGATCGCCCGACCCTTGCTGGTCGCGGCAACGGTGATCGGCGTGGGGGCATTTGTGGTGTCGTTGCCGTTTACCGCGCTGGGCGGCAATGTCGGCGATGCGGGGCAGGCACTGGTGGTGGATCCGGCGAAAGCGGCGTTTGTGCGGTGTCTGGGGTGTATCGGGGAGGGGTTTGAGCAGCGGGAGTGA